A window of Chitinophaga sp. MM2321 contains these coding sequences:
- a CDS encoding alkaline phosphatase family protein: MMKRLLPALIGLLFLLAACFKEKMLVVGPPTDIDPNDTTSAPDVNNIRRKVLYIGISGVRGDAMKVAQTPNMTGMLPHAVYSFDALTQPPTTTGAGWTSTLTGVWSEKHGVTDDSFSGSNLSRFPMAFKYVKALAPHLRTVSVQSWPAVNDQLIASADVKVSLAGQDAAVRDSAVGRLKTDNADMVVVGFSGVLSAAHDAGYGPDVPEYMSAISTVDAYVGDLLAAIESRATKDKEDWLVIISSDHGGIDNAEGSNTHEERNIFTIFFNKKFGGKEVVPPLASLKAVRFASTGEYAYSNDPLYNFDSIKKFTVQLSIRSRGFDSDPPFIGNKDWNSGGNKGWLLCPKGSAGWKFQAGDGSGGRVDVNSTGAAITDNKWHTLAFTVDRSSGAGELALYQDGLPAGGSSLNNLSSFAPQDAVTLAVGDDITGNYRGSWGNADFQLANIRIWDTVWTKEDMQKYSHCDTIQTNNPYYSRIIGWWKATSPTGSVLTDVGPLKKDLLLHGSPQWVNQEIDFCNTQLPAPVPQSVDVVPTVFAWLHITADPSWGLDGISWLP, translated from the coding sequence ATGATGAAAAGACTTCTTCCTGCGCTCATAGGTTTGCTGTTTTTGCTGGCAGCCTGTTTCAAAGAAAAGATGCTGGTGGTGGGACCTCCAACAGACATAGATCCCAATGATACCACCAGTGCACCGGATGTGAATAATATCAGGCGAAAGGTATTGTACATCGGTATATCCGGTGTGCGCGGTGATGCCATGAAGGTGGCGCAAACGCCTAATATGACGGGCATGTTGCCACATGCTGTGTATAGTTTTGATGCTTTAACACAACCACCTACTACCACAGGAGCTGGCTGGACCAGCACCCTCACCGGTGTGTGGAGTGAAAAGCACGGTGTAACGGATGATAGCTTTTCCGGCAGTAACCTGAGTCGCTTCCCGATGGCATTTAAATATGTGAAAGCATTGGCGCCGCATCTGCGTACCGTATCGGTGCAGTCATGGCCTGCTGTCAACGACCAGCTGATTGCTTCTGCGGACGTGAAAGTGAGCCTTGCCGGACAGGATGCTGCGGTGCGTGACAGTGCGGTAGGCAGGCTGAAAACAGACAATGCAGACATGGTGGTGGTAGGTTTCAGTGGGGTGCTTTCCGCAGCGCATGATGCCGGATACGGCCCTGATGTACCGGAATATATGAGCGCCATTTCTACCGTGGATGCTTATGTGGGCGACCTGTTGGCCGCGATAGAAAGCCGTGCTACCAAAGATAAGGAAGACTGGCTGGTCATTATCAGCTCTGATCATGGTGGTATTGATAATGCGGAAGGAAGTAACACGCATGAAGAGCGGAACATCTTCACCATCTTCTTTAATAAAAAATTCGGGGGAAAAGAAGTAGTACCCCCACTGGCTTCTCTTAAAGCGGTGCGTTTTGCATCGACCGGTGAATATGCTTATTCAAATGATCCGCTGTATAATTTCGATAGCATCAAAAAATTTACGGTTCAGTTATCTATCCGTTCAAGAGGATTTGATAGTGACCCGCCATTTATCGGTAATAAGGACTGGAATAGTGGTGGTAATAAGGGCTGGTTGTTATGTCCCAAGGGGTCAGCTGGCTGGAAATTCCAGGCTGGTGACGGTTCTGGCGGCAGGGTGGATGTAAATTCAACCGGAGCGGCTATAACCGATAACAAATGGCATACGCTGGCCTTTACGGTAGACCGTAGCAGTGGTGCAGGCGAATTGGCACTGTACCAGGATGGCCTGCCGGCAGGCGGCAGCTCGCTGAATAACCTGTCGTCGTTTGCACCACAGGATGCGGTGACATTAGCTGTAGGCGATGATATCACCGGGAATTATCGTGGAAGCTGGGGGAATGCCGATTTCCAGCTGGCGAATATTCGTATATGGGATACCGTATGGACCAAAGAAGATATGCAGAAATATAGCCATTGCGATACCATTCAGACAAACAATCCTTACTACAGCCGGATAATTGGCTGGTGGAAAGCAACCAGTCCTACAGGTAGTGTGCTGACAGATGTTGGACCGTTGAAAAAAGACCTGCTGTTGCATGGTTCACCGCAATGGGTAAACCAGGAAATAGATTTCTGTAATACCCAGTTACCGGCGCCAGTGCCGCAAAGTGTAGATGTGGTACCTACCGTATTTGCCTGGCTGCATATAACTGCCGACCCGTCGTGGGGCCTGGATGGTATTTCCTGGCTACCGTAA
- a CDS encoding RagB/SusD family nutrient uptake outer membrane protein, protein MKRIIYTWLMVAVLLTTGSCRKFLEVAPPDRMSDAAFWKTKGDVESAIANAYGFLFDILTNGPYVPANGDIRAGEFNATNGFDVFTAVGQNDLTNFSRLDRYNMNALSDWYPFYQSIAACNIDLVRVPDVKALSPQEVKQYMAELRFVRAFTYFFISRIYGDVPLYVEAYDQHPLPRTPMVEVLQFCLKELDEIKDDLPWQYDDPSKWGVRAARGAIYGLMANVNMWAAGFDKANQQKYWTGAADAIRALRASGTFELLPIEDFRKVFDGRTKESLFEFSVNANYGTTTRYVSVGQWTLHSPLVLNYATSDCFFESDYVKRIFPQDKPDKRLDLWFYAPYANNTSAMFVKYSNVVNMITTASWLLDDNLIIFRYGGELLLGAEAMANLGKNDEAIEILNLVRKRAGAQQYSGGTDLKQFIFMERQRELIGEGVRWYDLVRTGRVTDPVQCKNFLTPEQFNRGGWTWPISADARNFNPNITLNTYWTK, encoded by the coding sequence ATGAAGCGTATTATTTATACATGGCTCATGGTCGCAGTGCTGCTCACCACCGGTAGTTGCCGTAAGTTTCTGGAAGTGGCGCCGCCGGATCGCATGAGCGATGCCGCCTTCTGGAAAACAAAAGGGGATGTGGAATCTGCCATCGCCAACGCATATGGTTTCCTGTTTGATATCCTTACCAACGGGCCGTATGTACCGGCCAATGGAGATATCCGTGCCGGTGAATTTAATGCTACCAACGGCTTTGATGTATTCACTGCTGTAGGACAGAATGACCTGACCAATTTCAGCCGGCTGGACCGGTATAATATGAATGCATTGAGTGACTGGTATCCTTTTTACCAATCTATCGCTGCCTGTAATATTGACCTGGTAAGGGTGCCGGATGTAAAAGCCTTATCTCCACAGGAAGTAAAACAATACATGGCTGAACTGCGTTTTGTACGGGCTTTTACCTATTTCTTTATCTCCCGCATTTATGGCGACGTGCCTTTATATGTGGAAGCCTACGACCAGCATCCGCTGCCACGTACACCGATGGTGGAAGTATTACAGTTTTGTTTGAAGGAGCTGGATGAAATTAAAGACGACCTGCCCTGGCAATATGATGATCCTTCCAAATGGGGCGTACGCGCCGCCAGGGGAGCGATATACGGCCTGATGGCAAATGTAAATATGTGGGCAGCAGGATTTGATAAAGCCAACCAGCAAAAATATTGGACCGGCGCTGCGGATGCTATCCGTGCCCTCCGTGCTTCCGGTACATTTGAATTATTGCCGATAGAAGATTTCCGTAAAGTATTTGACGGCCGTACCAAAGAAAGCCTGTTTGAATTTTCTGTAAATGCCAACTACGGTACAACCACCCGTTATGTAAGCGTAGGCCAGTGGACGTTACATTCGCCACTGGTATTAAACTATGCCACCAGCGATTGCTTTTTTGAATCAGATTATGTGAAGCGGATCTTTCCGCAGGATAAACCAGACAAACGGCTGGACCTGTGGTTTTATGCGCCTTATGCCAACAATACAAGCGCCATGTTCGTGAAGTATAGTAACGTGGTGAATATGATCACCACTGCTTCCTGGCTCCTGGATGACAACCTGATCATCTTCCGTTATGGCGGCGAATTACTGCTGGGAGCGGAAGCCATGGCTAACCTGGGAAAAAACGATGAAGCCATTGAAATACTGAACCTCGTGAGAAAGCGCGCAGGCGCCCAGCAGTACAGCGGTGGAACAGACCTGAAACAATTTATTTTTATGGAGAGACAACGGGAACTGATTGGCGAAGGCGTACGCTGGTATGACCTGGTACGCACAGGCCGGGTAACCGATCCTGTACAATGTAAAAATTTCCTCACCCCCGAACAGTTTAACCGCGGTGGGTGGACATGGCCAATTTCAGCCGACGCCAGGAATTTTAATCCTAACATCACTTTAAATACCTACTGGACAAAATGA
- a CDS encoding DUF5008 domain-containing protein, with the protein MKKFSLAWTMVLLILMSACKKDNYVGKDPYADAKEPLKIKVDKTVATPAAGSVGATVTITGSGFALYKDSGIVIKFNDVPGEITALTESSITAKVPEMGSSGLITLTVNRQVFAGPKFRVTGPVTTDLSFASVPGADKGTIHAITYVPGGKYLIGGSFEDYDNSGAKDGYRGLARINGDGTLDHDFKVGKGIEGMVFSTVVQASGKYIVAGSISNYDNRFKNGYLRNIVRLHANGMYDSTVVVTPLGNRDTVPGLNAYLDGAVAVVLQTPDSGKLVLVGGFKYFMRKNYAGISFDGKRDSVIIDSIRMEGIMRLNEDGSFDSTFNYSTARRGSYPGPNGSIANALIQDDGRIMLVGTFTNYHGQQTGGIVRLNANGELDNTFNTGSGPDDRVLTISPVTGGRYLITGMFGKINGTESRKVAVLNADGSLYNGFSVGIGANAGPAGFINTAIQLKNGKIFLSGYFDAFSGVKRGGTVILDEDGKLSKGYNSMGSLGGTITRMLNVPNSNATIMVGSFSQYDLLTLNSIMLLRY; encoded by the coding sequence ATGAAAAAGTTTTCGCTGGCCTGGACTATGGTACTGCTGATTTTGATGTCAGCATGTAAGAAAGATAATTACGTAGGAAAAGATCCTTACGCTGATGCGAAGGAGCCATTAAAAATAAAAGTAGATAAAACGGTGGCCACACCGGCGGCCGGTAGTGTAGGCGCTACCGTTACCATTACAGGAAGTGGATTTGCCTTGTATAAGGATAGCGGTATAGTCATCAAATTTAATGATGTACCCGGAGAGATCACCGCCCTGACGGAAAGTTCCATTACGGCCAAAGTGCCGGAAATGGGTAGTAGCGGCCTGATTACGCTCACGGTAAACCGGCAGGTTTTTGCCGGACCAAAATTTCGTGTAACCGGACCCGTTACTACGGACCTGTCATTTGCTTCTGTACCCGGTGCTGATAAGGGGACTATACATGCCATTACTTATGTTCCCGGTGGTAAATACCTGATCGGCGGCTCCTTTGAAGATTATGACAACTCCGGTGCCAAAGATGGCTACCGCGGATTGGCACGTATCAACGGTGACGGTACGCTGGACCATGATTTTAAAGTGGGTAAAGGAATAGAGGGTATGGTATTTAGTACAGTAGTACAGGCTTCCGGTAAATACATTGTGGCAGGAAGTATCAGCAACTATGACAACCGCTTCAAAAACGGCTACCTGCGGAATATTGTACGCCTGCATGCCAATGGTATGTATGACAGCACCGTAGTAGTAACCCCGCTGGGTAACCGCGATACCGTCCCTGGACTGAATGCTTATTTGGATGGTGCGGTGGCTGTAGTATTACAAACACCCGACAGCGGTAAGCTGGTATTGGTAGGAGGTTTTAAATATTTTATGCGCAAGAATTATGCAGGTATCAGCTTCGATGGTAAACGTGATTCTGTTATCATAGACAGTATTCGCATGGAAGGTATTATGCGGCTGAATGAAGATGGCTCCTTTGATTCCACATTTAACTATAGCACGGCCAGGCGCGGCAGCTATCCGGGGCCGAATGGATCCATTGCGAATGCGCTCATACAGGATGATGGCAGGATTATGCTGGTAGGAACTTTCACCAACTATCACGGTCAGCAGACAGGGGGTATCGTAAGACTCAATGCTAATGGTGAACTGGATAATACTTTTAACACCGGCAGCGGCCCGGATGACCGGGTGCTCACCATATCACCAGTGACTGGCGGGCGTTATCTCATCACAGGCATGTTTGGAAAAATAAATGGTACTGAATCCCGCAAAGTAGCCGTACTGAATGCAGATGGCTCCCTGTACAATGGCTTCAGTGTTGGCATCGGCGCGAATGCAGGTCCTGCCGGATTTATCAACACCGCAATACAACTGAAGAACGGAAAGATTTTCCTCAGTGGATATTTTGACGCCTTCTCCGGCGTAAAACGTGGCGGAACGGTTATCCTTGATGAAGACGGGAAGCTGAGCAAAGGGTATAATTCGATGGGCTCACTGGGTGGTACAATAACCCGTATGCTGAATGTACCCAACAGCAATGCAACTATCATGGTGGGCAGTTTCTCGCAATATGACCTGCTGACGCTGAACAGTATTATGTTACTACGATATTAA
- a CDS encoding fasciclin domain-containing protein, whose translation MHSSGKPGRILLLLLLALAVWLTACKKDYYNDTGLQKGVFPGSSYEFLQSQPYFFDTVATVIQLAGLENVLRDSTITFFAPTDYSVQMAMAIVNSDRHANFKDSLQLADIPSEVWRKYLSRYIFRDKFMLKDIPRFMSSQPEVYPGMNMESWQGYIMNLGVLFSDYNGTRDVGPRQVMIADMGSLDNPVYNISLVATSDLQTKNGVIHVLDANHQLGFNPFDFAATVREYLQ comes from the coding sequence ATGCACTCATCCGGAAAACCAGGTCGTATACTACTGCTGCTGCTGCTCGCGCTGGCAGTATGGCTTACCGCCTGTAAAAAGGACTACTACAACGATACAGGATTGCAGAAAGGGGTATTCCCCGGGTCCAGCTATGAGTTCCTGCAATCACAGCCTTATTTTTTTGATACCGTTGCTACTGTTATACAGCTTGCAGGACTGGAAAATGTGTTGCGCGATTCTACCATTACTTTTTTTGCACCGACTGATTATTCCGTGCAGATGGCGATGGCTATAGTGAACAGTGACCGCCACGCTAATTTTAAGGATTCCCTGCAACTAGCTGATATACCATCGGAAGTGTGGCGGAAATACCTCTCCCGGTACATCTTCCGCGATAAATTTATGTTGAAGGATATTCCCCGTTTCATGAGTTCACAACCGGAAGTATACCCCGGTATGAATATGGAATCCTGGCAGGGATATATCATGAACCTGGGGGTGCTGTTCAGCGATTATAACGGCACTAGGGATGTAGGTCCCCGGCAGGTTATGATCGCGGATATGGGTAGCCTGGACAATCCTGTTTACAATATTTCATTAGTAGCAACTTCTGATCTGCAAACAAAGAACGGGGTCATTCATGTACTGGATGCTAACCATCAGCTGGGCTTCAATCCCTTTGATTTTGCAGCCACCGTCAGGGAATATTTACAGTAA